The following proteins are encoded in a genomic region of Deltaproteobacteria bacterium:
- a CDS encoding SIS domain-containing protein — protein sequence MSVLDSIRSGYDGLRKSEQKVADLILADPSVLGRNNMVSLAEQAGVSQPTVARLCKQVGCSGFTEMKLRMIQEVAAGAPFVPSHVDVRDDAKQLTNKIFTMAASTLLSVRDSLDIASVERAGKMLAAAPRIEFFGCGTSGVVAQDAYHRFCRLDIRCGFHQDSVMQSVASSTLGADEVAVIVSYTGRTRSTVELARVCREMGGSVIGITAEASPLAKYCDVVLDARITEDAEIYLPTSSRLAQLAIVDVLAASVFLKRGESEGRRLQAVKQAVRSTRLGEAVTMEENGETDVG from the coding sequence ATGAGCGTGCTAGACTCCATACGCAGCGGCTACGATGGTTTACGTAAATCTGAGCAGAAGGTGGCTGATCTCATCTTGGCAGATCCGAGCGTCCTGGGCCGGAACAATATGGTCAGTCTGGCTGAGCAGGCAGGTGTGAGCCAGCCTACGGTCGCTAGACTTTGTAAGCAGGTTGGCTGTTCTGGCTTCACTGAAATGAAGCTTCGAATGATTCAAGAGGTCGCAGCCGGAGCTCCATTTGTGCCGAGCCACGTGGATGTTCGAGACGATGCAAAGCAGCTGACGAATAAGATTTTTACGATGGCGGCTTCAACGCTCCTCAGCGTTCGCGACAGTCTTGATATTGCGAGTGTAGAACGGGCCGGCAAGATGCTGGCTGCTGCACCTCGCATTGAGTTTTTTGGCTGTGGCACTTCAGGTGTTGTAGCGCAGGACGCTTACCACCGGTTTTGCCGGTTAGATATCCGGTGCGGGTTTCACCAGGACTCGGTGATGCAAAGCGTGGCTTCATCAACTCTTGGCGCCGACGAAGTTGCGGTGATTGTGTCGTATACCGGCAGAACCCGAAGCACCGTAGAACTCGCCAGAGTATGCCGTGAAATGGGTGGGTCCGTGATTGGCATTACTGCCGAGGCAAGCCCGCTGGCGAAGTATTGCGACGTCGTTTTGGACGCTAGAATTACCGAAGACGCTGAAATTTATTTACCCACATCGTCTAGGTTAGCGCAGCTGGCCATCGTCGACGTGTTGGCAGCCTCGGTATTCCTGAAGCGGGGTGAGAGCGAGGGACGACGTCTACAGGCCGTCAAGCAAGCCGTTCGTTCTACGCGTTTAGGGGAAGCGGTTACAATGGAAGAGAACGGAGAGACCGATGTTGGTTGA
- a CDS encoding DUF2164 domain-containing protein: MSKVQFNEEEKSILCEKIQAYCADELDQPLGRLGAETFLEFISEQMGGYFYNRGIYDAKDAIESRLSDTVSDAVFAIEQPTDFRRTMG, translated from the coding sequence ATGTCGAAGGTTCAGTTTAATGAGGAAGAAAAGTCCATCTTATGTGAAAAAATTCAAGCGTACTGCGCGGATGAACTTGATCAACCACTCGGCCGCTTAGGAGCCGAAACCTTTCTAGAATTCATTTCAGAACAAATGGGTGGATATTTTTATAATCGGGGTATTTATGACGCGAAGGACGCCATCGAGTCCAGGCTCAGCGACACCGTTTCCGACGCTGTTTTTGCGATAGAGCAGCCAACTGATTTTCGCAGGACCATGGGATAA